Proteins encoded in a region of the Drosophila sechellia strain sech25 chromosome 2L, ASM438219v1, whole genome shotgun sequence genome:
- the LOC6611447 gene encoding keratin-associated protein 5-5 isoform X4, producing MCDGCGSLEPRGCRSRELRCGIMYTTCDCVKRNGLQDKCPRSACQGRPACLCFPFPTCGPAAFPLRYANMMMGVNNKRMRCAATGAPNGGAGCGGRVAGGCCGCGPCCCNISPCCGPHSPPCCGPCNETPCCGPHSPPCGAPSPIPCSPAPGMCCPPLPEGGIPDPRVWNYYNTPPTYPCGF from the exons ATGTGTGACGGATGTGGATCGTTGGAG CCGCGCGGATGCCGCAGCCGGGAGTTACGATGCGGCATCATGTACACCACCTGCGACTGCGTGAAGCGGAACGGTCTGCAGGACAAGTGCCCGCGGTCCGCCTGCCAGGGCCGACCGGCCTGCCTGTGCTTCCCCTTCCCCACCTGCGGTCCGGCTGCATTCCCGCTGCGATACGCCAACATGATGATGGGCGTGAACAACAAGCGTATGCGCTGTGCCGCCACTGGAGCACCAAATGGCGGTGCCGGATGCGGTGGACGCGTTGCCGGCGGCTGCTGTGGATGCGGTCCCTGCTGCTGTAATATATCTCCCTGCTGTGGCCCGCACAGTCCTCC ATGCTGTGGACCCTGTAATGAAACACCCTGCTGTGGCCCCCACAGTCCGCCATGTGGAGCCCCGTCTCCCATCCCGTGCTCTCCTGCTCCGGGCATGTGCTGTCCCCCTCTGCCCGAGGGCGGCATTCCCGATCCCCGTGTCTGGAACTACTACAACACACCCCCAACTTATCCAT GTGGCTTCTAA
- the LOC6611449 gene encoding uncharacterized protein LOC6611449 isoform X2: protein MYYDMVIEFMWSNSFLKSLVYESLGLFDLPDMKETYSWYVRHILRNECSVMMISEDETQIRAVGLLEWMTEEWHSWVFFPSSLPRNLFQQIIMMKKELIDATKANMGISTYDALFVHEIAFPDGLYFNRDFLSTIFDVFGFVAQHMHMPRVSFIALSSVDQEAASLIDYDEIGRTIYSIYKVGNTRPFDILRELDEMYALLFELAVSPVLKYIEMPGFEEFHEALDARLAKEAAEKRHDDDI from the exons AT gtACTATGACATGGTGATTGAGTTCATGTGGTCCAATTCATTTCTGAAAAGTCTAGTCTATGAGAGTCTGGGACTATTCGATTTGCCGGATATGAAAGAGACTTATTCTTG GTATGTGCGACACATCCTGCGAAACGAGTGCTCCGTGATGATGATCAGCGAGGACGAAACGCAGATAAGGGCAGTGGGATTGCTGGAATGGATGACCGAGGAATGGCACTCCTG ggtcttctttccctcTTCGTTGCCCAGGAATCTGTTCCAGCAGATCATAATGATGAAGAAGGAGCTCATCGATGCGACCAAAGCGAACATGGGCATCTCCACCTACGATGCACTCTTTGTCCACGAAATCGCCTTTCCGGATGGGCTCTACTTTAACCGCGATTTCCTGTCGACCATCTTCGATGTCTTCGGCTTTGTGGCCCAGCACATGCATATGCCGCGAGTTAGCTTCATCGCCCTGAGCTCCGTGGACCAGGAGGCCGCCAGTCTGATCGATTACGACGAGATCGGGCGGACTATCTACTCGATCTACAAGGTGGGCAACACCCGCCCCTTTGACATCCTCCGCGAGCTGGACGAGATGTACGCCCTGCTGTTCGAACTGGCCGTATCGCCGGTACTGAAGTACATCGAAATGCCCGGATTCGAGGAGTTCCACGAGGCCCTGGATGCCAGGTTGGCCAAGGAGGCAGCCGAAAAGCGGCACGACGACGATATTTGA
- the LOC6611449 gene encoding uncharacterized protein LOC6611449 isoform X1: MEDVRTLRFDIQWDVFEGMQIVDINSKYYDMVIEFMWSNSFLKSLVYESLGLFDLPDMKETYSWYVRHILRNECSVMMISEDETQIRAVGLLEWMTEEWHSWVFFPSSLPRNLFQQIIMMKKELIDATKANMGISTYDALFVHEIAFPDGLYFNRDFLSTIFDVFGFVAQHMHMPRVSFIALSSVDQEAASLIDYDEIGRTIYSIYKVGNTRPFDILRELDEMYALLFELAVSPVLKYIEMPGFEEFHEALDARLAKEAAEKRHDDDI, from the exons ATGGAAGATGTCCGTACTTTGCGGTTTGATATCCAATGGGATGTTTTCGAGGGCATGCAAATAGTTGACATCAATTCAAA gtACTATGACATGGTGATTGAGTTCATGTGGTCCAATTCATTTCTGAAAAGTCTAGTCTATGAGAGTCTGGGACTATTCGATTTGCCGGATATGAAAGAGACTTATTCTTG GTATGTGCGACACATCCTGCGAAACGAGTGCTCCGTGATGATGATCAGCGAGGACGAAACGCAGATAAGGGCAGTGGGATTGCTGGAATGGATGACCGAGGAATGGCACTCCTG ggtcttctttccctcTTCGTTGCCCAGGAATCTGTTCCAGCAGATCATAATGATGAAGAAGGAGCTCATCGATGCGACCAAAGCGAACATGGGCATCTCCACCTACGATGCACTCTTTGTCCACGAAATCGCCTTTCCGGATGGGCTCTACTTTAACCGCGATTTCCTGTCGACCATCTTCGATGTCTTCGGCTTTGTGGCCCAGCACATGCATATGCCGCGAGTTAGCTTCATCGCCCTGAGCTCCGTGGACCAGGAGGCCGCCAGTCTGATCGATTACGACGAGATCGGGCGGACTATCTACTCGATCTACAAGGTGGGCAACACCCGCCCCTTTGACATCCTCCGCGAGCTGGACGAGATGTACGCCCTGCTGTTCGAACTGGCCGTATCGCCGGTACTGAAGTACATCGAAATGCCCGGATTCGAGGAGTTCCACGAGGCCCTGGATGCCAGGTTGGCCAAGGAGGCAGCCGAAAAGCGGCACGACGACGATATTTGA
- the LOC6611447 gene encoding male-specific sperm protein Mst84Dd isoform X2 produces MCNGCGCCGPCNETPCCGPHSPPCGAPSPIPCSPAPGMCCPPLPEGGIPDPRVWNYYNTPPTYPCGF; encoded by the exons ATGTGCAACGGATGTGGATGCTGTGGACCCTGTAATGAAACACCCTGCTGTGGCCCCCACAGTCCGCCATGTGGAGCCCCGTCTCCCATCCCGTGCTCTCCTGCTCCGGGCATGTGCTGTCCCCCTCTGCCCGAGGGCGGCATTCCCGATCCCCGTGTCTGGAACTACTACAACACACCCCCAACTTATCCAT GTGGCTTCTAA
- the LOC6611443 gene encoding sodium/potassium-transporting ATPase subunit beta-1, whose translation MSKNNGKGAKGEFEFPQPAKKQTLSEMIYNPQEGTFFGRTGKSWSQLLLFYTIFYIVLAALFTICMQGLLSTISDTEPKWKLQDSLIGTNPGLGFRPLSEQTERGSVIAFDGKKPAESDYWIELIDDFLRDYNHTEGRDMKHCGFGQVLEPTDVCVVNTDLFGGCSKANNYGYKTNQPCIFLKLNKIFGWIPEVYDKEGKDMPDDLKKVINDTKTEERQQVWVSCNGHLGKDKENFQNIRYFPSQGFPSYYYPFLNQPGYLSPLVAVQINSPPKGKMLDVECRAWAKNIQYSGSDRDRKGSVTFQILLD comes from the exons ATGTCAAAGAATAACGGAAAGGGCGCCAAAGGCGAATTCGAATTCCCGCAGCCAGCGAAGAAGCAAACCTTATCGGAAATGATCTACAATCCTCAGGAAGGCACCTTCTTCGGACGCACCGGCAAAAGTTGGA GTCAGCTACTGCTGTTCTACACAATCTTCTATATCGTTCTCGCCGCCCTATTTACCATTTGCATGCAGGGTCTTCTGTCCACCATCAGCGATACGGAACCCAAGTGGAAGCTGCAAGACTCGCTGATAGGCACCAATCCCGGTCTGGGATTCCGTCCATTGAGTGAACAGACCGAGCGAGGATCGGTGATCGCCTTCGATGGCAAGAAGCCGGCCGAGAGCGATTACTGGATCGAGCTGATTGATGACTTCCTGCGGG ACTACAACCACACCGAGGGACGGGATATGAAGCACTGCGGCTTCGGTCAGGTCCTCGAACCCACGGATGTTTGCGTGGTGAACACGGATCTATTTGGCGGCTGCTCCAAGGCCAACAACTATGGCTACAAGACGAACCAGCCCTGCATATTCCTGAAACTGAATAAAATCTTTGGCTGGATTCCGGAGGTGTACGATAAGGAGGGGAAGGATATGCCCGATGATCTGAAAAAGGTGATCAATGATACGAAAACGGAGGAG CGGCAGCAAGTCTGGGTGAGCTGCAACGGTCACTTGGGCAAGGACAAGGAGAACTTCCAGAATATCCGCTACTTCCCCAGCCAGGGGTTCCCCAGCTACTACTACCCGTTCCTGAACCAGCCGGGTTACCTAAGTCCCCTGGTGGCCGTGCAGATCAACTCCCCGCCCAAGGGTAAAATGCTGGACGTGGAGTGCCGTGCTTGGGCCAAGAACATCCAGTACAGTGGCAGCGACCGCGATCGCAAGGGCTCCGTGACCTTCCAGATCCTCCTGGACTAA
- the LOC6611444 gene encoding sodium/potassium-transporting ATPase subunit beta-2 isoform X1, with the protein MPTITEDCIDGFQQYYSRPPERPKKKSLKQMVYDSEDNSYFGRSMDSWAKIGIFYVAFYGVLAALVAICMWAFFQTLDPRIPKWTLDRSLIGTNPGLGFRPLPPVDNVESTLIWYKGTQHENYKHWTDSLDDFLAVYKVPGLTPGRGQNIYNCDYNQPPPKGQVCDVDIKTWSPCTKENNYSYHKSAPCIFLKLNKIYGWIPEYYNRSNDLPVSMPASLKTYIAEVEKTQPEKLNTIWVSCEGENPADQENIGAVNYLPIRGFPGYFYPYQNSEGYLSPLVAVHFQRPKRGIIINVECRAWARNIIHDRKERIGSVHYELLID; encoded by the exons ATGCCGACCATAACCGAGGATTGCATAGATGGATTCCAACAGTACTACTCGCGGCCGCCGGAGCGGCCCAAGAAGAAGTCGCTGAAGCAGATGGTCTACGACTCGGAGGACAACTCCTACTTCGGACGCTCGATGGACAGCTGGG CCAAAATCGGAATCTTCTATGTGGCCTTCTACGGAGTCCTCGCCGCCCTCGTGGCCATCTGCATGTGGGCCTTCTTCCAAACCCTCGATCCTCGCATTCCCAAGTGGACCCTCGACCGTTCCCTGATAGGCACAAATCCAG GTCTGGGTTTTCGTCCCCTGCCACCGGTGGACAATGTGGAAAGCACTTTGATCTGGTATAAGGGCACCCAGCACGAGAACTACAAGCACTGGACAGACTCCTTGGATGATTTCCTTGCGG TGTACAAAGTACCTGGTCTAACCCCCGGCCGTGGTCAGAACATCTACAACTGCGACTACAACCAGCCGCCGCCGAAGGGTCAGGTGTGCGACGTGGACATCAAGACGTGGTCGCCCTGCACCAAGGAGAACAACTACAGCTACCACAAGAGTGCGCCGTGCATCTTCCTCAAGCTGAACAAGATCTACGGCTGGATTCCGGAGTACTACAACAGATCGAATGACTTGCCCGTGTCCATGCCCGCCAGCTTGAAGACCTACATCGCAGAGGTCGAGAAGACGCAGCCAGAAAAG CTAAACACCATTTGGGTATCGTGCGAGGGCGAGAACCCAGCCGACCAGGAGAACATTGGTGCTGTCAACTACCTGCCAATCAGGGGCTTCCCCGGCTACTTCTATCCCTACCAGAACTCCGAGGGCTACTTGAGTCCTCTGGTGGCCGTGCACTTCCAGCGCCCCAAAC GCGGAATCATCATCAACGTGGAGTGCAGGGCTTGGGCTCGCAACATCATACACGATCGCAAGGAGAGGATCGGATCGGTGCACTATGAGCTCCTCATTGATTAA
- the LOC6611447 gene encoding uncharacterized protein LOC6611447 isoform X3 has product MCNGCGCCGPSPCPRRYLVNKDNAPCVWCAPCKAHCYNTPPKCCC; this is encoded by the exons ATGTGCAACGGATGTGGATGCTGTGGACCCT CTCCTTGCCCCAGGCGTTACCTTGTGAACAAGGATAACGCGCCTTGCGTGTGGTGTGCTCCGTGCAAAGCCCACTGCTACAACACTCCGCCAAAATGCTGTTGTTAG
- the LOC6611442 gene encoding uncharacterized protein KIAA0513 isoform X1, translating to MVDAKPQPPTPGAMPGTGTPPAGFAGERSKIKLFMERTPSIGALKSKFLTVLGNSNELLNGISNKLTLSSSSSDSDYCDDDEDIPKFDESIDYTKIDFEGRRVKARRAHEEIISGRYRQPNLAPRPRLEPSRGRHAGSKLGAPLRSSSGSSSSSSSSDDSSSVSLPEHMANRSHDVSSDSIESRHSGGYERARAIAGARRSEMDMQRDVQRIGEVGDTLPPHIDVQPPTEAGAGSGGRQQWAGGSNSMRLPSRSRASNSSTLTSLRDEPDQLLASPSMESTDWRHFIRSESQNSVPSWASSISLDCRAGEEPVKEFMKHFTALLFGGSPGAVDLELKSEFGVLLRMEIGRLWFIRFLTEQRQKSKRLDSVTFGSLAQYFALALFECSECEDYGPAAVLMNLCFLFYHEVEVPGCDPYREYLFSSLRQQPIWQQARFWNAIFHDGMQAEREHRGQSQMRRQKRRQQKQQQRQAAAGAGSGTGTADGPPMKSQRKQGGDSSSSSSHQAAQAGTPAAPASTGSIPANRRPSKNSLTQAHSLRDQEDIAFRQLGALTCNMHSLGTSQELCLDFLKKNVVAHNLSKDKAKLIRDNIYRMYHETQLWGARHA from the exons ATGGTGGATGCCAAGCCACAGCCACCCACTCCGGGCGCAATGCCTGGAACGGGAACACCGCCTGCCGGATTCGCCGGCGAGCGATCGAAGATCAAACTGTTCATGGAACGGACGCCCAGCATCGGAGCCCTCAAGTCCAAGTTCCTCACCGTGCTGGGCAACAGCAACGAGCTGCTCAACGGAATATCGAACAAG CTGACCCTGAGCAGCAGTTCCAGCGACTCTGATTACTGCGATGACGACGAAGATATACCCAAGT TTGACGAGAGCATTGATTACACCAAGATCGATTTCGAAGGACGACGTGTGAAGGCGCGTCGAGCTCACGAGGAGATCATCTCAGGACGATATCGTCAGCCCAATTTGGCACCGA GGCCACGCTTGGAACCATCACGTGGGCGTCATGCGGGCAGCAAACTGGGTGCACCCCTTCGCTCCAGCTCCGGCTCttcgagcagctccagcagcagcgacgacagcAGCTCTGTATCCCTGCCCGAGCATATGGCCAATCGTTCCCATGACGTGAGCTCGGATTCCATCGAGTCGCGTCATTCCGGCGGATATGAGAGGGCAAGGGCAATCGCAGGAGCCCGTCGCAGCGAGATGGACATGCAGAGGGATGTGCAGAGGATCGGCGAGGTGGGCGACACCCTGCCGCCGCACATAGATGTGCAGCCTCCGACGGAGGCGGGAGCGGGATCCGGAGGACGGCAGCAGTGGGCGGGTGGAAGCAACTCGATGCGTCTGCCATCACGCAGTCGCGCCTCAAACAGCAGCACTCTGACCAGCCTGCGCGATGAGCCGGATCAGCTGTTGGCCAGCCCCAGCATGGAGTCCACCGACTGGCGGCACTTCATCCGATCGGAGTCGCAGAACTCGGTGCCCTCATGGGCTTCCTCCATCAGCCTGGATTGCCGAGCGGGCGAGGAGCCGGTCAAGGAGTTTATGAAGCACTTTACCGCTCTGCTATTTGGCGGATCTCCGGGAGCCGTTGATCTTGAGCTGAAGTCGGAGTTTGGCGTATTGCTGCGTATGGAGATCGGTCGACTGTGGTTCATCCGATTCCTCACCGAGCAGCGCCAAAAGTCCAAGCGACTGGACTCGGTCACGTTCGGCAGTCTGGCCCAATACTTCGCCCTCGCCCTGTTTGAGTGCAGCGAGTGCGAGGATTATGGCCCGGCTGCGGTACTGATGAACCTCTGTTTCCTTTTCTACCACGAGGTCGAGGTGCCTGGCTGCGATCCCTATCGCGAGTACCTCTTCTCCTCGCTGCGCCAGCAACCCATCTGGCAGCAGGCGCGCTTCTGGAACGCCATCTTCCACGACGGCATGCAGGCGGAACGGGAGCATCGGGGTCAGAGCCAGATGAGGCGCCAAAAGCGCCgccagcagaagcagcagcaacggcaggCAGCCGCCGGAGCAGGATCAGGAACGGGAACTGCAGATGGCCCGCCTATGAAGTCGCAGCGCAAACAGGGCGGCGactcctcctccagctcctcgcaTCAGGCGGCACAAGCGGGCACTCCGGCGGCTCCAGCCTCCACTGGCTCCATTCCAGCCAACCGGAGGCCCAGCAAGAACAGTCTCACTCAGGCGCATTCGCTCCGGGACCAGGAGGACATTGCATTTCGGCAGCTTGG AGCATTGACGTGCAATATGCACTCACTGGGGACATCCCAGGAATTGTGCCTTGACTTCCTGAAAAAGAACGTGGTGGCCCACAACCTATCCAAGG ATAAAGCCAAACTTATCAGAGACAATATATATCGAATGTACCATGAGACGCAACTTTGGGGAGCTCGGCACGCCTGA
- the LOC6611447 gene encoding male-specific sperm protein Mst84Dd isoform X1, with product MCNGCGCCGPCNETPCCGPHSPPCGAPSPIPCSPAPGMCCPPLPEGGIPDPRVWNYYNTPPTYPCKSASKLNAPIPQYEPTNCVRPSDFEP from the coding sequence ATGTGCAACGGATGTGGATGCTGTGGACCCTGTAATGAAACACCCTGCTGTGGCCCCCACAGTCCGCCATGTGGAGCCCCGTCTCCCATCCCGTGCTCTCCTGCTCCGGGCATGTGCTGTCCCCCTCTGCCCGAGGGCGGCATTCCCGATCCCCGTGTCTGGAACTACTACAACACACCCCCAACTTATCCATGTAAGTCTGCTTCCAAGCTAAATGCTCCCATTCCACAATACGAACCCACAAATTGTGTCCGTCCGTCCGATTTCGAACCTTGA
- the LOC6611448 gene encoding D-aspartate oxidase → MPNIAVIGAGVNGVASAIKILEHYVKDGKTPIRVTIISEDFTPNTTGDGSAGLWGPYLLGSTSQAKVYKWSKSMHQFLEQIWLSEDAGEAGVCLLPCIRLSTSTVGTVEDFWRDIVYGAVNLSKEQLAAYNKGRSVKFTSGLSFVTYTSEPIKLLSYLMKRFTRNGGVVVRKRITDLEAFVADSEYDVIVNCSGLGSKTLLNDDQMYAVRGQVSRVKANWIFSAMLDESDDGNYIIPNTESVVLGGTHQERDYNSKVCQKDRQMIVDGCRRYIPGLEHTKSLFDWVGLRPGRTQLRLEAERRGRKLLIHNYGHGGSGVTLCWGCADDVLDILLAAKNGSKL, encoded by the exons ATGCCAAACATTGCAGTTATCGGTGCCGGGGTTAATGGTGTTGCCAGTGCCATTAAGATACTGGAACACTACGTGAAGGATGGAAAGACACCCATAAGGGTGACTATCATATCGGAGGACTTCACTCCGAACACCACAGGAGATGGTTCGGCTGGTCTCTGGGGTCCCTACCTTCTGGGCAGCACTTCGCAGGCGAAAGTCTA CAAGTGGTCGAAGAGCATGCACCAGTTTCTAGAGCAGATCTGGCTGAGTGAGGATGCCGGAGAGGCTGGGGTCTGTCTACTGCCCTGCATTCGGCTGAGCACCTCGACGGTGGGCACGGTCGAAGATTTCTGGCGTGACATTGTCTATGGAGCCGTGAATCTGTCCAAGGAACAGCTGGCGGCCTACAATAAAGGTCGCAGCGTTAAGTTCAC GTCTGGTTTATCCTTCGTTACCTACACCTCGGAGCCCATCAAGCTACTGTCGTATTTGATGAAGCGTTTCACCCGCAATGGAGGTGTTGTGGTCCGGAAAAGGATTACAGACCTGGAGGCATTTGTAGCCGATTCCGAGTACGATGTGATAGTCAATTGCTCCGGATTGGGATCCAAGACACTACTGAACGATGATCAAATGTACGCAGTGCGTGGACAAGTGTCCCGGGTGAAGGCCAATTGGATTTTCTCTGCCATGCTGGATGAGAGTGATGATGGCAACTATATTATACCCAA CACCGAGAGTGTTGTCCTGGGCGGAACCCATCAGGAGCGGGACTACAACTCTAAGGTATGCCAGAAGGACAGGCAGATGATCGTGGATGGCTGCCGGCGGTACATTCCGGGTTTGGAGCACACAAAGAGCCTCTTCGATTGGGTTGGCCTGCGGCCGGGTCGCACCCAACTCCGACTGGAAGCCGAGCGCCGTGGCCGCAAGCTCCTCATCCACAACTATGGTCATGGCGGCAGTGGAGTCACTTTGTGCTGGGGCTGTGCCGACGATGTCCTCGATATCCTGTTGGCCGCCAAGAACGGTTCCAAATTATAA
- the LOC6611444 gene encoding sodium/potassium-transporting ATPase subunit beta-2 isoform X2: MSKPVPMSPSFVDEDLHNLRKPKPFKLGQFLYNTEDGTVMGRDRSSWAKIGIFYVAFYGVLAALVAICMWAFFQTLDPRIPKWTLDRSLIGTNPGLGFRPLPPVDNVESTLIWYKGTQHENYKHWTDSLDDFLAVYKVPGLTPGRGQNIYNCDYNQPPPKGQVCDVDIKTWSPCTKENNYSYHKSAPCIFLKLNKIYGWIPEYYNRSNDLPVSMPASLKTYIAEVEKTQPEKLNTIWVSCEGENPADQENIGAVNYLPIRGFPGYFYPYQNSEGYLSPLVAVHFQRPKRGIIINVECRAWARNIIHDRKERIGSVHYELLID; this comes from the exons ATGTCCAAGCCAGTACCAATGAGTCCGTCCTTTGTGGACGAGGATCTGCACAACCTGAGGAAGCCCAAGCCGTTCAAATTGGGCCAGTTCTTATATAACACCGAGGATGGAACGGTTATGGGTCGCGATCGATCGTCATGGG CCAAAATCGGAATCTTCTATGTGGCCTTCTACGGAGTCCTCGCCGCCCTCGTGGCCATCTGCATGTGGGCCTTCTTCCAAACCCTCGATCCTCGCATTCCCAAGTGGACCCTCGACCGTTCCCTGATAGGCACAAATCCAG GTCTGGGTTTTCGTCCCCTGCCACCGGTGGACAATGTGGAAAGCACTTTGATCTGGTATAAGGGCACCCAGCACGAGAACTACAAGCACTGGACAGACTCCTTGGATGATTTCCTTGCGG TGTACAAAGTACCTGGTCTAACCCCCGGCCGTGGTCAGAACATCTACAACTGCGACTACAACCAGCCGCCGCCGAAGGGTCAGGTGTGCGACGTGGACATCAAGACGTGGTCGCCCTGCACCAAGGAGAACAACTACAGCTACCACAAGAGTGCGCCGTGCATCTTCCTCAAGCTGAACAAGATCTACGGCTGGATTCCGGAGTACTACAACAGATCGAATGACTTGCCCGTGTCCATGCCCGCCAGCTTGAAGACCTACATCGCAGAGGTCGAGAAGACGCAGCCAGAAAAG CTAAACACCATTTGGGTATCGTGCGAGGGCGAGAACCCAGCCGACCAGGAGAACATTGGTGCTGTCAACTACCTGCCAATCAGGGGCTTCCCCGGCTACTTCTATCCCTACCAGAACTCCGAGGGCTACTTGAGTCCTCTGGTGGCCGTGCACTTCCAGCGCCCCAAAC GCGGAATCATCATCAACGTGGAGTGCAGGGCTTGGGCTCGCAACATCATACACGATCGCAAGGAGAGGATCGGATCGGTGCACTATGAGCTCCTCATTGATTAA